One part of the Desulfurellaceae bacterium genome encodes these proteins:
- a CDS encoding Fic family protein, which produces MRREEVGSYEVTSIGGERVRAFVPAPLPPKPVLVLDGSLQQALESALLALGRLDGVATLLPDETLFLYAYVRKEAVLSSQIEGTQSSLSDLLLFELDEVPGAPLDDVVEVSNYVAALEHGLCRLRENFPLSNRLIREMHSELLLHGQGSDKDPGEFRRSQNWIGGTRPGNATFVPPPRTVVPDCMTAFERFLRAEEDGLPVLLRAGLAHVQFETIHPFLDGNGRVGRLLITLLLCQAGVLRQPLLYLSLYFKQHRSTYYDLLNHVRRTGDWEAWLAFFLEGVKLTAEGAVSTVQNDRNRIEEAGGRRAGSGLRVHDALKSQPILSLPAARRSTNLSFQTASSAMELLVTHGIAREITGKRRGRLFVYDQYLSILNEGTEAEADT; this is translated from the coding sequence ATGCGGCGCGAAGAAGTCGGCAGCTATGAAGTGACGAGCATCGGCGGTGAGCGTGTTCGCGCCTTCGTGCCGGCACCGCTGCCGCCGAAACCTGTCCTGGTTCTGGACGGCTCGCTGCAACAGGCGCTGGAATCTGCGCTGCTTGCTCTGGGTCGCCTCGACGGCGTCGCAACGCTCCTGCCGGACGAGACGCTTTTTCTGTACGCCTACGTGCGCAAAGAAGCGGTGCTTTCCTCTCAGATCGAGGGCACGCAGTCGTCGTTGTCTGACCTCTTGCTCTTTGAACTGGACGAAGTGCCCGGGGCTCCGCTCGATGATGTGGTCGAAGTCTCGAACTATGTGGCCGCGCTCGAGCATGGCCTGTGTCGTCTGAGGGAAAACTTCCCGCTGTCCAATCGTCTGATCCGCGAGATGCACAGCGAACTGTTGTTGCACGGGCAAGGAAGCGACAAGGACCCCGGTGAATTTCGCCGCTCGCAGAACTGGATCGGTGGGACCCGACCGGGCAATGCCACTTTCGTGCCGCCGCCACGCACGGTCGTACCCGACTGTATGACGGCGTTTGAGCGCTTTCTCCGCGCCGAGGAGGACGGACTGCCCGTACTGCTCCGGGCGGGGCTTGCGCACGTGCAGTTCGAGACCATTCACCCCTTTCTGGACGGCAACGGGCGCGTGGGGCGACTGCTCATAACGCTGCTCCTGTGCCAAGCCGGCGTGCTGCGCCAGCCGCTCCTGTATCTGAGTCTGTACTTCAAGCAGCACAGAAGCACCTACTACGACCTGCTGAATCACGTGCGTCGCACCGGCGATTGGGAAGCGTGGCTCGCCTTTTTCCTCGAAGGAGTGAAGCTGACAGCCGAGGGCGCGGTCTCGACCGTTCAGAACGACCGAAACCGGATTGAAGAGGCCGGGGGCCGGAGAGCCGGGTCGGGGCTGCGCGTGCATGACGCACTCAAGTCGCAGCCGATTTTATCGCTGCCCGCAGCGCGCCGCAGTACCAATCTGTCCTTTCAGACAGCCTCCTCGGCAATGGAACTGCTCGTCACCCACGGGATTGCACGGGAGATCACGGGAAAGCGCCGTGGCCGATTGTTCGTCTACGACCAGTACCTGTCTATCCTCAACGAAGGAACCGAGGCGGAGGCTGATACATGA
- a CDS encoding type II toxin-antitoxin system HicA family toxin: MRLPRDLSGNEVAKLLGRHYGYRVARTKGSHMMLTLTVAGNRHTVTVPRHRNVHIGTLDAIVTSVATFLNLSKREVLETLFD, encoded by the coding sequence ATGAGGCTGCCCCGTGACCTCTCGGGCAACGAGGTCGCGAAGTTGCTGGGCCGTCATTACGGCTACCGTGTGGCGCGAACCAAGGGCAGTCACATGATGCTGACATTGACCGTCGCTGGCAACCGGCACACCGTGACCGTGCCCCGGCACCGGAATGTGCATATCGGGACGTTGGACGCCATCGTCACCAGCGTCGCAACATTCCTCAACCTTTCTAAGCGCGAAGTACTCGAAACGCTCTTTGACTGA
- a CDS encoding ImmA/IrrE family metallo-endopeptidase, which yields MAHELAHLWLGTDGVFNLVDLQPYDDDVERFCNEVAAEVLIPGDELDGCWPSVAESAEPFQALARRFKVSPLVAARRVLDRKLIARDDFYEFLGRYKADERRRSAQQSSGGNFYNAQQGRVGRRFGSAVIRAAREGRLLYRDAYRLTGLHGRSFDQFAQTLGL from the coding sequence CTGGCGCACGAACTGGCCCACCTGTGGTTAGGGACAGACGGTGTGTTCAACCTGGTGGACCTCCAGCCGTACGACGACGATGTTGAGAGATTTTGTAACGAGGTTGCGGCCGAAGTGCTGATTCCGGGAGACGAGCTTGATGGCTGCTGGCCGAGCGTGGCCGAGTCGGCCGAACCGTTTCAAGCGCTGGCCAGGCGCTTCAAGGTCAGCCCCCTCGTGGCCGCCCGGCGAGTGTTGGATCGAAAGTTGATAGCGAGAGACGATTTCTACGAATTCCTGGGTCGATACAAGGCTGACGAACGGCGAAGATCTGCGCAGCAATCGAGTGGGGGGAATTTCTACAACGCGCAACAGGGACGTGTCGGCCGTCGCTTCGGTAGCGCGGTCATTCGTGCAGCGCGGGAGGGCCGGCTCCTGTACCGTGACGCGTATCGCCTCACGGGTCTGCATGGCCGGAGTTTCGACCAATTTGCGCAGACACTCGGATTGTAG
- a CDS encoding DUF4411 family protein translates to MSEAGEKYVLDANVFIQAKRRFYDFDFCPGYREGRLYNIDRVQEELKRGGDDLWDWAEQQFGANAFVDTSTVAITSEYRLKIP, encoded by the coding sequence ATGAGCGAGGCAGGCGAGAAATATGTGCTGGATGCCAACGTCTTTATTCAAGCGAAGCGGCGATTCTATGACTTCGATTTCTGTCCAGGCTATCGGGAAGGAAGGCTCTACAATATCGACAGAGTTCAGGAAGAACTGAAACGCGGAGGAGATGACCTTTGGGACTGGGCAGAGCAGCAATTCGGTGCCAACGCGTTTGTAGATACTTCGACGGTGGCTATTACGTCGGAGTACCGGTTAAAAATCCCATAA
- a CDS encoding PIN domain-containing protein, with translation MRLVDTNVLLYAVSRLPEEASKRIRARELLTEPELCVSVQVLQEFYHQATRSNRPGRMIYEDALEFMEPIMLLPVQAIILEIFRDAVAISRRFRLSYWDGAILAAARALGCDAVYSEDLSSEQDYDGLRVINPFTDQADPQ, from the coding sequence ATGCGTCTCGTTGATACCAACGTGCTGCTGTACGCGGTGAGCCGGTTGCCGGAAGAAGCGAGTAAGCGCATACGCGCTCGTGAGCTTCTTACCGAGCCCGAACTCTGCGTATCCGTGCAGGTGCTGCAAGAGTTCTATCATCAGGCGACGCGCTCCAACCGGCCCGGCAGGATGATTTATGAGGACGCCCTGGAGTTCATGGAGCCAATCATGCTGCTGCCCGTCCAGGCAATTATCCTAGAAATCTTCCGGGACGCCGTGGCAATCAGCCGGCGCTTCCGGCTGTCCTACTGGGACGGGGCGATCCTCGCCGCAGCGCGCGCCCTGGGCTGCGATGCGGTCTACTCGGAAGATCTCAGTTCGGAGCAGGACTACGACGGTCTCCGGGTCATAAACCCGTTCACGGACCAGGCGGACCCACAATGA
- a CDS encoding type I restriction endonuclease subunit R codes for MTTDTSERGLERLICTALAGHPCAPPAAGTAAEPPAGYGGVGWSGGNPHDYDREYCVDVVQLRAFLRATQPKAAESLGLSEDSPTRRKFLARLQGEIAKRGSIDVLRHGIKHGPHDLDLFYGTPSAGNDKAQERFGQNRFSVTRQLRYSRDETQRALDIGLFINGLPVFTCELKNSLTKQTVDDAVWQYKKDRNPREKLFAFGRCVAHFALDESEVRFCTHLQGKSSWFLPFNRGWNDGAGNPPNPNGLKTDYLWREVLSRHSLTNILENYAQMVESKDDKTGRKKKTQVWPRYHQLDVVRRLLADAGTRGAGRRYLIQHSAGSGKSNSIAWLAHQLVGQAKDDARVFDSIIVVTDRRILDKQIRDTIKQCAQVGATLGPAERSGDLRRFIEAGKKIIISTVQKFPFILDEIGNEQRGRRFAIIIDEAHSSQGGRTSAAMAQALSEAGEEGEEETYEDQINRLMESHKLLPNASYFAFTATPKNKTLELFGDPGPQADGTVRHHAFHTYTMKQAIQEGFILDVLCHYTPVASYYRLAKTVADDPQFDTKKAQKKLRRFVEGHDHAIRLKAEIMVDHFHEQVLAQNKIGGQARAMVVTNGVERAIQYFHAIREYLHERKSRYQAIVAFSGEPEFGGVKVSEAALNGFPSGKIAEKIQAEPYRFLVCADKFQTGYDEPLLHTMYVDKTLSGVKAVQTLSRLNRAQPKKHDVFVLDFLNDADTIRAAFADFYRATILADETDPNKLHDL; via the coding sequence ATGACCACCGACACCTCCGAACGCGGCCTCGAACGCCTGATCTGCACCGCGCTGGCCGGCCATCCCTGCGCGCCGCCCGCAGCGGGCACCGCAGCCGAACCACCGGCCGGCTACGGCGGGGTGGGCTGGAGCGGCGGCAACCCCCACGACTACGACCGCGAGTACTGCGTCGATGTGGTCCAGCTCCGCGCCTTTCTGCGCGCGACCCAGCCCAAGGCTGCGGAATCGCTGGGTCTGTCCGAGGACAGTCCGACGCGGCGCAAGTTCCTGGCCCGGCTCCAGGGCGAGATTGCCAAGCGCGGCAGCATCGACGTGCTGCGCCACGGCATCAAGCACGGGCCGCACGATCTGGACCTGTTCTACGGCACGCCTTCGGCCGGCAACGACAAGGCTCAGGAACGCTTTGGGCAGAACCGCTTCAGCGTCACCCGCCAGCTGCGCTACAGCCGCGACGAAACCCAGCGGGCGCTGGACATCGGACTGTTCATCAACGGCCTGCCGGTCTTCACCTGTGAACTCAAGAACAGCCTGACCAAGCAGACAGTGGACGACGCGGTCTGGCAGTATAAGAAGGACCGCAACCCGCGCGAGAAGCTGTTTGCGTTCGGCCGCTGCGTGGCCCACTTCGCACTGGACGAGAGCGAGGTGCGCTTCTGCACCCACCTCCAGGGCAAGTCCTCGTGGTTCCTGCCCTTCAACCGGGGCTGGAACGACGGCGCGGGCAACCCGCCCAACCCGAACGGACTCAAGACCGACTACCTGTGGCGCGAGGTGCTGAGCCGCCACAGCCTGACCAACATCCTGGAGAACTACGCCCAGATGGTGGAGTCAAAGGACGACAAGACGGGCAGGAAAAAAAAGACCCAGGTCTGGCCGCGCTACCACCAGCTCGACGTGGTGCGCCGGCTGCTGGCCGACGCTGGGACGCGCGGGGCGGGCCGACGCTATCTGATCCAGCACTCGGCCGGCAGCGGCAAGAGCAACTCCATCGCCTGGCTGGCCCACCAGCTGGTCGGGCAGGCAAAGGACGACGCCCGGGTCTTCGATTCGATCATCGTGGTCACCGACCGCCGCATTCTGGACAAGCAGATCCGCGACACGATCAAACAGTGCGCCCAGGTCGGGGCGACGCTGGGCCCCGCCGAGCGCTCGGGTGACCTGCGCCGATTCATTGAGGCCGGCAAGAAGATCATCATTTCGACCGTGCAGAAGTTCCCCTTCATCCTCGACGAGATCGGCAATGAGCAGCGCGGGCGGCGCTTTGCCATCATCATCGATGAGGCTCACTCCAGCCAGGGCGGCCGCACCAGCGCGGCCATGGCCCAGGCGTTGTCCGAGGCCGGCGAGGAGGGCGAGGAGGAGACCTACGAGGATCAGATCAACCGTTTGATGGAGTCGCACAAGCTGCTCCCCAACGCCAGCTATTTCGCCTTTACCGCTACGCCCAAGAACAAGACCCTGGAACTCTTCGGCGACCCCGGCCCCCAGGCCGACGGCACGGTCAGGCATCACGCCTTCCACACCTACACCATGAAGCAGGCCATCCAAGAGGGCTTCATCCTGGACGTGCTCTGCCACTACACGCCGGTGGCCAGCTACTACAGGCTGGCCAAGACGGTGGCGGACGACCCGCAGTTCGATACGAAAAAAGCCCAGAAAAAGCTGCGGCGCTTTGTCGAGGGCCACGACCACGCCATCCGTCTCAAGGCCGAGATCATGGTCGATCACTTCCACGAACAGGTGTTGGCTCAGAACAAGATCGGTGGCCAGGCGCGGGCGATGGTCGTCACCAACGGTGTTGAGCGCGCGATCCAGTACTTTCACGCCATCCGCGAGTATCTGCACGAGCGCAAAAGCCGCTACCAAGCCATTGTCGCCTTCTCCGGCGAGCCCGAGTTCGGCGGAGTGAAGGTCAGCGAGGCGGCGCTGAACGGCTTTCCGTCCGGCAAAATCGCCGAGAAGATCCAGGCCGAGCCCTACCGTTTTCTGGTGTGTGCCGACAAGTTCCAGACCGGCTATGA